From the genome of Papaver somniferum cultivar HN1 chromosome 2, ASM357369v1, whole genome shotgun sequence, one region includes:
- the LOC113351322 gene encoding F-box protein At3g07870-like, giving the protein MEKLPENIISEILSWLPVETRLQCKHVCITWKKLLDHVKIGTFIALGFEGYEKHNNARFFYTEKVHDGINLDGAVDVNKQYPWYEVSRYERQCRNDANWFNNDIIVGSCNGLVCFAIVMLNIHDPVFVFNPFIPEEFITLPPIRTSIMDDGRLVVSGFGYARSTDEYKVIRVYYSDNNADPDLGQVEVYTIGSGYGWRNKGEISYRLCDSPGVLVDGVLHWLDIINSGSLLPSI; this is encoded by the coding sequence ATGGAGAAACTTCCTGAGAATATTATATCAGAGATACTTTCATGGTTGCCAGTTGAGACCAGATTACAGTGCAAGCATGTATGCATAACATGGAAAAAGCTCCTCGATCATGTTAAGATAGGTACCTTTATCGCGTTAGGGTTTGAAGGTTATGAAAAGCACAACAATGCCAGATTTTTCTACACGGAGAAAGTACACGATGGAATCAATTTAGACGGTGCGGTTGATGTCAATAAGCAGTACCCTTGGTACGAGGTTTCTAGGTACGAGCGACAGTGTCGTAACGATGCGAACTGGTTCAATAATGATATCATAGTTGGTTCATGTAACGGTTTGGTTTGTTTCGCTATAGTAATGCTTAACATACATGATCCTGTCTTCGTCTTTAATCCTTTCATTCCGGAAGAATTTATTACTCTTCCACCGATACGAACATCAATAATGGACGATGGTCGACTAGTTGTTAGTGGGTTTGGTTATGCTCGTTCCACGGATGAGTATAAGGTTATTAGAGTTTATTATTCTGATAATAATGCCGATCCAGACCTTGGACAAGTGGAGGTATACACTATCGGTAGTGGTTATGGATGGAGAAACAAAGGAGAGATCAGTTACCGCTTATGCGATTCACCCGGTGTTCTTGTTGATGGAGTTCTACATTGGTTAGATATTATAAACAGCGGAAGTTTGTTGCCTTCGATCTAG